The proteins below come from a single Mucilaginibacter mali genomic window:
- a CDS encoding adenylate kinase, giving the protein MLNLVLFGPPGAGKGTQSQKLIEKYGLIHLSTGDLLRGEISQGTALGLEAKKLMDDGLLVPDAVVIGMISNKLDANKDAKGFIFDGFPRTVAQAEALDNLLESKSDKISGMIALEVNDDELEHRLLLRGKESGRADDANPEVIRKRIVEYNNKTAPVADFYKKQNKFTSINGIGSINEIFDGITNVIAAY; this is encoded by the coding sequence ATGCTGAACTTAGTATTGTTTGGTCCGCCCGGGGCCGGTAAAGGTACTCAATCTCAAAAGCTTATTGAAAAATATGGGTTGATCCACTTGTCGACAGGCGACTTGTTGCGTGGTGAGATCAGCCAGGGTACGGCTTTAGGTTTGGAAGCAAAAAAACTGATGGACGATGGCCTGCTTGTACCGGACGCGGTGGTTATCGGTATGATCAGCAATAAACTGGATGCAAACAAGGATGCCAAAGGTTTTATTTTTGATGGTTTCCCGCGTACGGTAGCACAAGCCGAAGCATTGGATAACCTGCTGGAAAGTAAATCAGACAAAATTTCGGGCATGATTGCCTTAGAGGTTAACGATGATGAGTTAGAGCACCGACTGTTACTACGTGGTAAAGAATCAGGCCGCGCTGATGATGCCAATCCTGAAGTTATCCGTAAACGCATTGTAGAATATAATAACAAAACGGCCCCAGTTGCCGATTTTTATAAAAAACAAAATAAGTTTACCAGCATTAATGGTATAGGTTCCATCAACGAAATATTTGATGGTATAACTAATGTTATTGCAGCGTATTAA
- a CDS encoding TPM domain-containing protein, giving the protein MKKTLLLLWVCIAQIAIAQIPKPEKNTYVNDFAGVLTKAQITDLNKSIFEIEKAKQVQLAIVLVNKVPAAYDIQDFAVLIGKKWHVGTNKKGIVYVAAIDQHKQRIEVARNLDDIFTSAKCTGIMDYMKESFRGKDYNGGLVILVDQISSALQVQAPATQKTPTAVTAAVSAPATPAKADDGNRDTIVGFLFVAVVVILILWYRSVRNRKQRAMQQFYNNSNANNQGYYNPGQAAGNPGYGNPGYGQPGYQQPDHTVRNVVTGAVLGAAAGYAARTIQDNMNDHHQGQNQGNSNYNSNNISSNDDSGNQPSSWGNWGGDSGSSSSDSSYDSGFSDDSSDSGSSDSSSSGATSDW; this is encoded by the coding sequence ATGAAAAAAACCTTATTACTTCTATGGGTTTGTATTGCCCAAATTGCAATAGCGCAGATCCCCAAGCCTGAAAAAAATACCTATGTAAATGATTTTGCCGGCGTTTTAACAAAAGCCCAAATAACCGATCTGAACAAAAGCATTTTTGAGATTGAAAAAGCAAAACAAGTGCAATTGGCTATAGTACTGGTAAACAAAGTGCCGGCCGCATATGATATACAGGACTTTGCGGTGCTGATAGGAAAAAAATGGCATGTTGGGACAAATAAAAAGGGGATAGTATATGTTGCCGCTATCGATCAGCATAAACAGCGCATTGAAGTAGCACGAAACCTCGACGATATTTTTACCTCGGCAAAATGTACGGGTATAATGGATTACATGAAGGAATCCTTCCGCGGGAAGGATTACAATGGTGGGTTAGTTATACTGGTAGATCAAATTTCTTCGGCCCTGCAAGTGCAAGCGCCTGCCACGCAGAAAACCCCAACGGCGGTTACCGCGGCAGTAAGCGCGCCGGCAACGCCGGCAAAAGCCGATGACGGTAACCGTGATACCATAGTAGGCTTTTTGTTTGTAGCTGTTGTGGTGATCCTGATACTTTGGTACAGAAGCGTAAGAAACAGGAAGCAGCGGGCCATGCAACAGTTTTATAATAACAGCAATGCCAATAATCAAGGCTATTATAATCCCGGTCAGGCTGCGGGTAACCCCGGGTATGGTAACCCGGGTTATGGCCAGCCAGGCTACCAACAGCCAGATCATACCGTGCGCAACGTAGTTACCGGCGCTGTGCTGGGCGCCGCGGCAGGATATGCCGCGCGTACTATTCAGGATAATATGAACGATCATCACCAGGGTCAAAACCAGGGTAATAGTAATTATAACTCAAACAATATCAGTAGTAACGATGATAGCGGTAATCAGCCGTCAAGCTGGGGTAACTGGGGTGGCGATAGCGGAAGTTCATCCAGCGATTCATCATACGACAGTGGCTTTTCGGACGATTCATCCGATAGTGGTTCGTCTGATAGTTCATCCAGCGGCGCCACATCAGATTGGTAG
- the atpD gene encoding F0F1 ATP synthase subunit beta, whose product MPNIGKISQIIGPVVDVSFADDAHLPRIFDALEITKDNGQKIILEVQQHLGEDRVRAVAMDSTDGLLRGMPVVDLEAAITMPVGDSIKGRVFNVVGDPIDGLVSLDKTGGRPIHNQPPRFEDLSTESEVLFTGIKVIDLLEPYAKGGKIGLFGGAGVGKTVLIQELINNIAKAYSGLSVFAGVGERTREGNDLLREMLESGIIKYGEEFMHSMEAGGWDLSKVNVEEMKDSKATFVFGQMNEPPGARARVALSGLTLAEYFRDGDAEGKGRDILFFIDNIFRFTQAGSEVSALLGRMPSAVGYQPTLATEMGMMQERITSTKRGSITSVQAVYVPADDLTDPAPATTFAHLDATTVLSRKIAELGIYPAVDPLDSTSRILSAAILGDEHYNTAQRVKEILQRYKELQDIIAILGMDELSEEDKLTVSRARRVQRFLSQPFHVAEQFTGLKGVLVDIKETIKGFNMIMDGEVDEYPEAAFNLVGNIEDAIEKGKKLLAEANA is encoded by the coding sequence ATGCCCAATATTGGAAAAATATCTCAGATCATCGGCCCGGTAGTTGACGTTAGCTTTGCTGACGACGCTCACCTGCCTCGTATCTTTGACGCTTTGGAGATCACCAAAGACAACGGACAAAAAATTATTCTTGAAGTTCAGCAGCACTTAGGTGAAGACCGTGTACGTGCTGTAGCGATGGACTCGACCGATGGTTTACTGCGTGGCATGCCAGTAGTTGACCTTGAAGCTGCCATTACCATGCCTGTAGGCGACAGCATCAAAGGCCGTGTATTTAACGTGGTTGGCGATCCTATTGATGGTTTGGTTAGCCTTGACAAAACTGGTGGCCGCCCTATCCATAACCAACCTCCACGTTTTGAAGACCTTTCAACCGAATCTGAAGTACTGTTTACCGGTATCAAGGTTATCGACTTGTTAGAGCCTTATGCAAAGGGTGGTAAAATCGGTCTGTTTGGTGGTGCCGGTGTAGGTAAAACCGTACTGATCCAGGAACTGATCAACAACATCGCGAAAGCATATTCTGGTTTATCGGTATTTGCCGGTGTAGGCGAGCGTACCCGTGAAGGTAACGACTTACTGCGCGAGATGCTGGAATCGGGCATTATTAAATACGGCGAAGAGTTTATGCACTCGATGGAAGCCGGTGGCTGGGACCTGAGCAAAGTAAATGTGGAAGAAATGAAGGATTCGAAAGCTACCTTCGTATTCGGCCAGATGAACGAGCCGCCGGGTGCACGTGCACGTGTGGCATTGTCAGGTTTAACTTTAGCAGAATACTTCCGTGATGGTGACGCTGAAGGCAAAGGCCGCGATATCCTTTTCTTTATCGATAACATCTTCCGTTTCACCCAGGCAGGTTCTGAAGTATCGGCGTTATTAGGCCGTATGCCATCAGCGGTAGGTTACCAGCCAACCCTGGCTACTGAGATGGGTATGATGCAAGAGCGTATCACTTCGACCAAGCGTGGTTCGATCACATCTGTACAAGCCGTTTACGTACCTGCGGATGACTTGACCGACCCTGCGCCGGCCACAACCTTCGCCCACTTAGATGCTACTACCGTACTTTCACGTAAAATTGCCGAGTTAGGTATCTACCCTGCGGTGGATCCACTGGATTCAACCTCGCGTATCCTTAGCGCTGCTATTTTAGGTGATGAGCACTATAATACTGCACAACGCGTAAAAGAAATTCTGCAACGCTACAAAGAGTTACAGGATATCATCGCCATCCTTGGTATGGACGAGTTATCTGAAGAAGATAAACTGACCGTATCGCGCGCACGCCGTGTACAACGTTTCCTTTCGCAGCCATTCCACGTGGCCGAGCAGTTCACCGGCTTAAAAGGTGTACTGGTTGACATTAAAGAAACCATTAAAGGTTTCAACATGATCATGGACGGCGAAGTTGACGAATACCCTGAAGCAGCCTTCAACCTTGTAGGTAACATTGAAGACGCTATTGAAAAAGGTAAAAAACTGTTAGCTGAAGCGAATGCTTAA
- the mqnC gene encoding cyclic dehypoxanthinyl futalosine synthase → MNTADLLQRALNFEFLSIEEGVHLYHNASTPELAYVANELRKIQVPHGKVTWQIDRNVNTTNVCIANCKFCNFFRRPGHEDSYITDIETYKQKIEETFRYGGDQLLLQGGHHPDLGLKFYTDLFKELKELYPTLKLHSLGPPEIAHVSKLEGMSHYDVLKAMQEAGLDSLPGAGAEILNDRVRRLISKGKCGGKEWLDVMRAAHKLNLPSSATMMFGHVETIEERFEHLVWIREVQSEKPEGNYGFIAFIPWPFQDDGTLLRKVRGITNNVTGDEYIRMIALSRIMLPNIKNIQASWLTVGKQVAQMCLHAGANDFGSIMIEENVVSAAGAPHRFTAQGIQNAIREAGFEPQLRTQKYVWRDTPAHLEEQVINY, encoded by the coding sequence ATGAATACCGCAGATCTGCTACAACGCGCCTTAAACTTCGAATTTTTATCGATAGAAGAGGGCGTTCATCTATACCACAATGCATCTACCCCCGAACTGGCTTACGTGGCCAACGAGCTACGCAAGATACAGGTACCGCATGGCAAGGTAACCTGGCAGATTGACCGCAACGTGAACACCACCAACGTTTGCATTGCCAACTGCAAGTTCTGCAACTTCTTCCGTCGCCCGGGGCACGAGGATAGCTATATCACCGATATTGAAACCTACAAGCAAAAGATAGAGGAAACCTTCCGTTACGGCGGCGACCAGCTTTTATTGCAAGGCGGCCACCACCCCGATCTGGGCTTAAAATTTTATACCGATCTGTTTAAGGAATTAAAGGAGTTATATCCAACGCTGAAACTGCACTCGTTAGGTCCGCCGGAGATAGCCCACGTTTCTAAACTGGAGGGCATGAGCCATTACGATGTGTTGAAAGCCATGCAGGAAGCGGGCTTAGACTCGCTCCCCGGCGCAGGTGCCGAGATACTGAACGATCGTGTACGCCGCCTGATATCCAAAGGTAAATGCGGCGGCAAGGAATGGCTGGATGTAATGCGCGCGGCCCACAAATTAAACCTGCCATCATCTGCAACCATGATGTTCGGCCATGTGGAAACCATTGAAGAGCGCTTTGAGCATTTGGTTTGGATCCGCGAGGTACAGTCGGAAAAACCGGAGGGGAATTACGGTTTTATCGCCTTTATCCCGTGGCCATTCCAGGATGACGGCACCCTGTTGCGTAAAGTACGCGGCATCACTAACAATGTAACCGGCGATGAATATATCCGCATGATAGCCCTAAGCCGTATTATGCTGCCTAATATTAAAAACATCCAGGCATCATGGCTAACGGTAGGCAAACAGGTAGCCCAAATGTGCTTACATGCAGGCGCTAATGATTTTGGTTCGATCATGATCGAAGAGAACGTAGTATCTGCGGCTGGCGCACCTCACCGCTTCACGGCGCAGGGTATACAGAATGCTATCCGCGAGGCCGGTTTCGAGCCACAATTGCGCACGCAAAAATACGTTTGGCGCGATACGCCTGCGCATTTGGAGGAGCAGGTGATTAATTATTAG
- a CDS encoding redoxin domain-containing protein, producing MSIQLGQQAPNFTLVSGERKEVSLADFKGKKVVIHFFPFAFTGTCTTQLCTMRDNFGYYDGLNAQILGISVDSPFTLAKFKEEYNYQFPLLSDFNKQVSPAYDAMYEEFNLGLKGVSKRAAFVIDEDQRIIYAEVLESAKDLPDFEAIAEKVK from the coding sequence ATGAGCATTCAGTTAGGCCAGCAAGCGCCAAACTTCACCTTAGTATCCGGCGAGCGTAAGGAAGTTTCCCTTGCCGATTTTAAAGGTAAAAAGGTAGTGATCCACTTTTTCCCATTCGCGTTTACCGGTACTTGTACCACCCAGCTTTGTACCATGCGCGATAATTTTGGCTATTACGATGGCCTAAACGCACAGATATTGGGTATCTCTGTCGACTCGCCTTTTACATTGGCCAAATTTAAGGAGGAATATAATTACCAGTTTCCGCTGCTGTCTGATTTTAACAAGCAGGTATCGCCGGCTTACGATGCCATGTACGAAGAATTTAACTTAGGATTGAAGGGTGTATCTAAAAGGGCGGCCTTTGTAATAGATGAAGATCAGCGTATTATTTACGCCGAAGTGTTGGAATCGGCAAAAGATTTGCCTGATTTTGAAGCTATTGCCGAAAAAGTGAAGTAA
- a CDS encoding NAD(P)H-quinone oxidoreductase, producing the protein MKAIIITQPGDPEVLQIGEHPKPTAAPGEVLIKVHAAGINRPDVAQRKGNYTPPPGAPQDIPGLEVAGIIEAIGDDVSRWQPGDKVCALVVGGGYAEYCIAPEGQCLPVPPNLNFTEAASLPETFFTVWSNVFDRAGLLPGETLLVHGGSSGIGVAAIQMAKAMGNTVYVTAGSDEKCAFCEKLGAAKAINYNTQSFQGEVARLTDGKGVDVILDMIGGPYTPDNLQILANDGRLVMINSMKGKDAQIDLSLVMRKRLVITGSTLRNRDVGFKSAIAEKLAEHIWPLLASGEIKPVVYKVFAADEAVKAHELMESSAHIGKIVLEFE; encoded by the coding sequence ATGAAGGCAATAATTATTACCCAACCCGGCGACCCTGAAGTTCTGCAAATAGGAGAACACCCAAAACCCACAGCCGCGCCTGGCGAGGTGCTGATAAAAGTACATGCCGCCGGTATTAATCGCCCCGATGTGGCCCAGCGGAAGGGCAACTATACACCACCTCCCGGCGCACCACAAGATATCCCCGGATTGGAAGTAGCCGGCATTATTGAAGCCATTGGCGATGACGTTAGCCGCTGGCAGCCGGGAGATAAGGTTTGCGCATTAGTTGTGGGCGGCGGATATGCAGAATACTGTATAGCCCCGGAGGGCCAATGCCTGCCTGTGCCACCTAATTTAAATTTTACTGAAGCAGCATCTCTACCCGAAACCTTTTTTACGGTATGGAGTAATGTGTTCGACCGCGCCGGGTTACTGCCCGGCGAGACCTTATTGGTGCATGGCGGCAGCAGCGGTATTGGCGTAGCGGCCATACAAATGGCGAAAGCTATGGGCAACACGGTTTACGTAACAGCTGGCAGCGATGAGAAGTGCGCCTTTTGCGAAAAGTTGGGCGCTGCTAAAGCCATTAATTACAATACACAAAGCTTTCAGGGTGAAGTTGCCCGCTTAACCGATGGTAAAGGCGTTGATGTGATATTAGATATGATAGGCGGTCCGTACACGCCAGATAATCTACAGATACTGGCTAATGATGGCCGGCTGGTGATGATCAACAGCATGAAGGGCAAGGATGCTCAGATTGATCTGTCGCTGGTAATGCGCAAGCGACTGGTAATTACCGGATCGACCCTGCGCAACAGGGATGTGGGTTTTAAAAGCGCTATTGCGGAAAAGTTAGCGGAGCATATCTGGCCCCTGCTTGCTTCAGGTGAAATTAAGCCCGTTGTTTATAAAGTATTTGCGGCTGATGAAGCTGTCAAAGCGCATGAGTTAATGGAGAGCAGTGCGCATATCGGGAAGATCGTGCTGGAGTTTGAATGA
- the obgE gene encoding GTPase ObgE, translating to MSQGSNFVDYVKICCRSGQGGAGSAHLHRDKLTAKGGPDGGDGGRGGHVIVKGNAQLWTLLHLKFRKHVIAGPGDSGGSSLRTGKTGQDEILEVPLGTIAKNAETDEILFEITKDGETQILTPGGRGGLGNWHFKSPTQQTPRFAQPGESGQEQWNILELKLLADVGLVGFPNAGKSTLLSVVSAAKPEIADYAFTTLVPNLGIVAYRNNRSFVMADIPGIIEGASQGKGLGIRFLRHIERNSVLLFMIPADTNRTIKEEYEILLNELEQYNPELIHKPRVLAITKGDLLDDELQQEMKAELPADIPSVFISSVAQKGITELKDMLWKEINVSPQVGKSESPEEE from the coding sequence ATGTCTCAAGGTTCAAATTTTGTCGATTACGTAAAGATCTGCTGCCGCTCTGGCCAGGGTGGCGCTGGTTCGGCCCATTTACACCGCGATAAACTTACCGCCAAAGGTGGCCCTGATGGTGGCGATGGCGGTCGCGGTGGCCACGTGATTGTTAAAGGCAATGCCCAGTTATGGACACTGCTGCACCTTAAATTCCGCAAGCACGTAATCGCAGGCCCTGGCGATTCGGGTGGTAGTTCGCTGCGTACCGGTAAAACCGGGCAGGATGAGATATTGGAAGTTCCACTGGGTACCATCGCCAAAAATGCCGAGACGGACGAGATCCTGTTCGAGATCACCAAGGATGGCGAAACACAAATATTAACGCCCGGCGGTCGTGGTGGCTTGGGTAACTGGCATTTTAAATCGCCAACGCAGCAAACCCCGCGCTTTGCCCAACCAGGTGAATCGGGTCAGGAACAGTGGAATATCCTTGAATTGAAATTGCTGGCCGATGTAGGTTTGGTAGGCTTTCCCAACGCGGGTAAATCAACCCTGCTGTCGGTAGTTTCGGCTGCCAAACCAGAAATTGCCGATTACGCGTTCACCACGCTGGTGCCTAACCTTGGCATTGTGGCTTATCGTAACAACCGCTCGTTTGTAATGGCCGATATCCCGGGAATCATCGAGGGGGCATCGCAAGGTAAGGGTTTAGGTATCCGCTTCCTGCGCCATATCGAGCGTAACTCTGTGCTGTTGTTTATGATCCCGGCGGATACCAATCGCACCATTAAAGAAGAGTACGAGATATTGCTGAACGAACTGGAACAATACAATCCCGAACTGATCCATAAACCCCGCGTACTGGCCATCACCAAAGGCGACCTGCTGGATGATGAACTGCAACAGGAAATGAAGGCTGAATTACCTGCCGATATCCCATCGGTATTCATATCATCGGTAGCGCAAAAAGGCATTACCGAGCTGAAAGATATGTTATGGAAGGAGATTAATGTCAGTCCGCAAGTCGGCAAGTCCGAAAGTCCGGAAGAAGAATAA